Proteins encoded together in one Synergistaceae bacterium window:
- a CDS encoding hydrogenase, giving the protein MWNQLETGFGYWNVFVWLFFFLIVSGFVLWVRSLGRMDYKRNTDQDEIYLSGNEVPEDGAAISVPASSSYWGFRVAMEPLYRLLDRFHSGNASDYAGYFVVTTALIGLLILL; this is encoded by the coding sequence ATGTGGAATCAGTTAGAGACGGGGTTCGGCTATTGGAACGTTTTCGTCTGGCTTTTCTTTTTTCTGATTGTCTCCGGTTTTGTGCTGTGGGTCCGCTCCTTGGGGCGGATGGACTACAAGCGCAATACGGACCAAGACGAGATCTACCTGTCCGGCAACGAGGTTCCTGAGGACGGAGCCGCTATTTCTGTGCCGGCTTCCTCGTCTTATTGGGGTTTTCGCGTCGCCATGGAGCCGCTGTACAGGCTTCTGGACCGATTTCATAGTGGGAACGCCTCCGACTACGCCGGGTATTTCGTCGTAACCACGGCTTTGATCGGGCTTTTGATTCTTTTGTAG
- a CDS encoding NADH:ubiquinone oxidoreductase, with protein MNLREHFPAFLVMVPLLGAFLTPFVVSFGKTARNVFFVVFMAVILFLGFSLCLETFGGQVLVYVMGGEHFTLTLPSGMSYPVRIMFEIDAFGSLLILCISLAAFAGAVFSLNYMDRFSGWKRFMSLYFLMTTGALGMCATGDLFNFFVFVEISSIASFGLIAFWRDKPETIEASFKYMLVSQIAAMLLLIAIGALYGKYNAVNMAALSNMMRFGTLERVVLALIISVLAFKCGAFPMHAWMPDSYAEAPSGVTCLLVTVSQASFYALIRICYSIFPGLAGGGTVGWILIVLGCMSMFFGVMMAVVQHEIKRLMGYHSISQVGYMLLAMGVGLLALGSSEDMAAYGFTAVKGGIFHVMNYSLYKGLLFLCAGALYYATGTRDLNKMGGLVRNMPYTAGMFAVAAAAISGLPPFNGFVSKWMIYESSFAIHPLLSAIAMITSVLTLASFAKVFQSAFLGPAKAKFVAVQEAPYGMLTGMALLTVMILLITLFPGWFNHNLFENAARALLDQQGYVRAVMGGM; from the coding sequence ATGAACCTGCGCGAACACTTTCCGGCGTTTCTCGTCATGGTTCCTCTGTTGGGGGCTTTTCTGACGCCCTTCGTGGTGTCTTTTGGAAAAACGGCGCGCAACGTGTTTTTCGTAGTTTTCATGGCCGTCATTTTGTTTTTGGGTTTTTCCCTGTGTTTGGAGACATTCGGCGGGCAGGTGCTCGTCTATGTCATGGGGGGAGAGCACTTTACCCTAACTTTGCCTTCTGGGATGAGCTACCCCGTCCGCATTATGTTCGAGATCGACGCCTTCGGCTCGCTTCTGATTCTCTGCATTTCCCTCGCCGCTTTCGCGGGCGCCGTCTTTTCGCTCAACTACATGGATCGCTTTTCCGGCTGGAAGCGCTTCATGTCCCTTTATTTCCTCATGACCACGGGAGCTTTGGGCATGTGCGCCACAGGGGACCTCTTCAACTTTTTCGTGTTCGTCGAGATTTCCTCCATCGCTTCTTTCGGTTTGATCGCCTTCTGGCGTGACAAACCGGAGACTATCGAGGCCAGTTTTAAGTACATGCTGGTCTCCCAGATCGCGGCGATGTTGCTTCTGATCGCCATCGGTGCCCTTTACGGGAAGTACAACGCTGTGAACATGGCGGCTCTGTCGAACATGATGCGCTTCGGCACATTGGAACGCGTCGTTCTGGCCCTGATCATCTCCGTCTTGGCCTTCAAGTGCGGCGCGTTTCCCATGCACGCCTGGATGCCCGATTCCTACGCCGAGGCCCCCAGCGGGGTGACCTGCCTCCTAGTGACGGTGAGTCAGGCCTCCTTCTACGCCCTGATCCGTATCTGCTATTCGATTTTTCCCGGCCTGGCGGGCGGTGGGACGGTGGGTTGGATCTTGATCGTTTTGGGTTGCATGTCCATGTTTTTCGGGGTCATGATGGCCGTAGTGCAACACGAGATCAAACGCCTGATGGGATATCACTCGATCTCCCAGGTGGGCTACATGCTTTTGGCTATGGGTGTCGGCCTTCTCGCCCTGGGTAGTTCGGAGGACATGGCGGCTTACGGTTTCACCGCCGTCAAGGGAGGAATATTCCACGTCATGAATTACTCCCTTTATAAAGGACTGCTCTTCTTGTGCGCAGGAGCGCTGTATTACGCTACGGGAACCCGGGACCTGAACAAGATGGGCGGCCTGGTGCGAAACATGCCTTATACCGCGGGAATGTTCGCCGTGGCGGCCGCGGCCATCTCCGGTCTTCCCCCTTTTAACGGCTTCGTCTCCAAGTGGATGATCTACGAATCCAGCTTCGCCATACATCCCCTATTGTCCGCCATCGCCATGATCACCTCCGTGCTGACCCTGGCGTCTTTCGCGAAGGTCTTCCAGTCGGCGTTCCTGGGGCCGGCCAAGGCCAAGTTCGTCGCCGTCCAGGAAGCCCCTTACGGTATGCTCACGGGAATGGCGCTTCTCACGGTGATGATCCTCCTGATCACCCTTTTCCCCGGCTGGTTCAACCACAACCTTTTTGAGAACGCGGCTAGAGCCTTACTGGATCAGCAGGGTTATGTCCGTGCCGTGATGGGAGGGATGTAG
- a CDS encoding cation:proton antiporter subunit C produces MTDSIVNPLDIVGNSAYVLVALLIIMALYSVLTQKNLIKICISIAVLGSSVNLFLVLLGYRQGGNIPIYYLKGQGEAMVLPTPQCLTLTAIVIALATTALMLSLVILIHKHYGTMDVDEIRRLRG; encoded by the coding sequence ATGACCGATTCGATCGTTAATCCCCTGGACATTGTGGGGAACTCCGCCTACGTTCTCGTCGCTCTGCTGATCATCATGGCGCTTTACTCAGTTTTGACTCAGAAAAATCTAATTAAGATCTGCATCTCCATAGCGGTGCTGGGGTCCTCGGTAAACCTTTTCCTGGTGCTCCTGGGTTATCGTCAGGGAGGAAATATCCCTATCTACTACCTCAAGGGTCAGGGAGAAGCCATGGTCTTGCCCACGCCTCAGTGCCTGACCCTGACGGCCATTGTTATCGCCCTCGCGACAACGGCTTTGATGCTTTCCCTCGTGATTTTGATCCATAAGCATTACGGGACTATGGACGTCGATGAAATCAGGAGGTTGCGAGGATGA
- a CDS encoding sodium:proton antiporter has translation MKPLSVIVLSVCDIFAWFMIVFGVYVINNGHNTPGGGFQGGAIVATFLSFILVARGGKRFVSWVRKGIYTFLEFVGLVAFFIFGCLGFPNSFFFNSVAIPYGAKPLSEWIPHCGTISLMNVAVGFEVVGALSLVIVHMYGSIRMIDTGAGMGGERGHDRFDR, from the coding sequence ATGAAACCTTTATCCGTAATCGTTCTGTCGGTTTGCGATATTTTCGCGTGGTTTATGATCGTCTTCGGCGTTTACGTGATTAACAACGGGCACAACACTCCGGGAGGCGGCTTCCAAGGGGGAGCTATTGTTGCCACGTTCCTGAGCTTTATACTGGTAGCGCGTGGCGGAAAACGCTTCGTCTCCTGGGTTCGGAAGGGGATCTACACGTTTTTGGAGTTCGTGGGACTTGTGGCCTTTTTCATTTTCGGCTGCCTCGGGTTTCCCAATTCGTTCTTTTTCAACTCCGTGGCCATACCCTATGGAGCGAAACCCCTGTCCGAGTGGATTCCCCACTGTGGAACAATCTCGCTGATGAACGTCGCCGTGGGATTCGAGGTCGTGGGGGCTTTGTCATTGGTTATCGTTCACATGTACGGTAGCATCCGAATGATCGACACGGGTGCCGGGATGGGAGGGGAGCGCGGCCATGACCGATTCGATCGTTAA
- a CDS encoding DUF4040 domain-containing protein has product MNPSLHAPVLIMLFLSAFLALWFRNLVHSIIALGVFSLVLALEFYILRAPDVAIAEAGIGAGLSTTIFIITLRACGVGVSKKYGKGEKR; this is encoded by the coding sequence ATGAATCCCAGTCTACACGCTCCTGTTCTGATCATGCTCTTTCTATCGGCTTTCCTGGCGCTCTGGTTCCGCAATTTGGTCCACTCCATTATCGCGCTGGGCGTTTTCAGCCTCGTGTTGGCGTTGGAGTTTTATATTTTGAGGGCACCTGATGTGGCCATCGCGGAGGCCGGCATCGGAGCGGGGCTCTCGACGACGATCTTCATCATCACGCTTCGGGCCTGTGGCGTGGGTGTGTCCAAGAAATACGGCAAGGGGGAAAAGCGATGA
- the mnhG gene encoding monovalent cation/H(+) antiporter subunit G codes for MLLGLLVGVCLLISLVFNCLGVISLYRFPDVYTRLHGATKCSTFGTLFAVFGLLLYSLIRFLAEEGTEGDRFLVLFIHTVIAVVVLLISNPTGAHALARAAHRSGVLPHPAVVDSLEETEKRKGGVAA; via the coding sequence GTGCTGCTGGGTCTTTTGGTGGGGGTTTGTCTTTTGATCAGCCTTGTTTTTAACTGTCTGGGAGTCATCTCCCTCTATCGCTTCCCGGATGTCTATACGCGCCTTCATGGGGCCACCAAATGTTCCACCTTTGGGACGCTTTTCGCCGTCTTCGGTCTGTTGCTTTACTCTCTGATTCGTTTTCTGGCGGAAGAGGGGACGGAAGGAGACCGCTTTCTGGTCCTTTTTATCCACACCGTGATAGCGGTCGTTGTGCTTTTGATCTCCAACCCCACGGGAGCTCACGCCTTGGCGCGAGCCGCGCACCGGTCCGGCGTTCTGCCCCATCCGGCCGTGGTGGATAGCCTCGAAGAAACGGAAAAACGCAAAGGAGGAGTGGCGGCATGA
- a CDS encoding cation:proton antiporter (subunit F of antiporter complex involved in resistance to high concentrations of Na+, K+, Li+ and/or alkali; in S. meliloti it is known to be involved specifically with K+ transport) translates to MNLSQYLFVGTAWLMAVLIVALVGRLIAGPTTPDRLIALDTVNTLVSGIMLLLGAVYDSVVMVDVAIVYMALSFVSTLYFARHLEGGL, encoded by the coding sequence ATGAACCTGAGCCAATACCTTTTTGTGGGAACAGCCTGGCTGATGGCCGTTTTAATCGTGGCCTTAGTCGGGCGGCTGATCGCCGGACCCACGACGCCGGACCGTCTGATCGCCTTGGACACGGTCAACACTCTGGTGTCGGGGATCATGCTGTTGCTGGGGGCGGTGTACGACTCTGTCGTGATGGTGGACGTGGCGATCGTGTATATGGCGCTTTCCTTCGTGAGCACTCTCTACTTCGCGCGCCATCTGGAAGGGGGGCTTTGA
- a CDS encoding Na+/H+ antiporter subunit E yields MFVFVVSFFTYLLLSWSGSMSIQEVTIAFFLAVAVSFMASSPQTSFWSMRGLNPRKWWLFLRYVFGPFAVGLAMANVDVAKRVITGEINPGIVKFNPRLKTEMGRTMLANSITLTPGTLTVDIDEEGMFYIHAINLTSPTPTEQDICGTFGQWVRRIVE; encoded by the coding sequence ATGTTCGTGTTTGTGGTCTCGTTCTTCACATATTTACTCCTCTCCTGGTCAGGGAGCATGAGCATACAAGAAGTGACGATCGCGTTTTTTCTGGCGGTCGCTGTTTCATTTATGGCAAGCTCGCCTCAGACCAGCTTTTGGAGTATGAGAGGACTCAATCCTCGAAAATGGTGGCTTTTTTTGCGGTACGTTTTCGGTCCCTTCGCTGTGGGATTGGCGATGGCGAACGTGGACGTGGCTAAACGAGTGATCACGGGGGAAATCAATCCGGGCATCGTCAAGTTCAATCCGAGGCTCAAAACAGAGATGGGACGCACGATGCTAGCGAACTCTATCACGCTGACGCCGGGAACCTTGACGGTGGATATCGACGAAGAGGGGATGTTTTATATCCATGCCATCAATCTCACGTCTCCGACCCCTACGGAACAGGATATCTGCGGAACGTTCGGACAATGGGTGAGGAGGATAGTGGAATGA
- a CDS encoding GGDEF domain-containing protein, producing the protein MRKKDTDTKSGHDCDPVQSSQRPRTSVLLLVGVCALHLAIWLYLLQEIFEGKKWPTFILFALAVACLAWCVLFVWKENKKARSERAKENAAHAQQLQQLRDMFHSLSCARNREQLLERILEYLKNTIPNSACAVYFITNDQNRILNLNRLTCYEPKNLPVPDRVAVIDVVNQKIPFTTCLENGLRTRLLSTLSGRLQSVGAVDLYKPEGFSPDEFELFQSLIDYASTLWALYESLATWEEEAFIDPLTGLGNRRYIMRRLQEENERIKRYGGNACLAMGDMGNLKHVNDDYGHTKGDEVLARAAATIQKSLRVTDVVGRYGGDEFVLLLPNIIKSDANMVVDRVNAALKNLRIQSDDADPESPPIEVVMDFGIALFPGDAPTLMDIINQADEVMYANKTARKEEMEEKYCAQH; encoded by the coding sequence GTGAGGAAAAAGGACACAGATACTAAAAGCGGGCATGATTGCGATCCGGTCCAGAGTTCTCAACGTCCAAGAACCTCCGTGCTTCTTCTTGTAGGCGTGTGTGCACTGCATCTGGCGATATGGTTATACTTGCTCCAAGAAATTTTCGAGGGAAAGAAATGGCCGACTTTTATTCTGTTCGCGTTAGCGGTAGCTTGCCTGGCGTGGTGCGTTTTGTTCGTCTGGAAAGAGAACAAGAAAGCGCGCTCAGAGCGCGCCAAAGAGAACGCCGCTCACGCTCAGCAACTTCAACAGCTTCGCGATATGTTTCATTCTTTGTCCTGCGCTCGAAACCGCGAGCAGCTTTTGGAAAGAATACTGGAGTATCTCAAAAACACGATACCTAACTCTGCCTGCGCTGTTTATTTTATCACCAACGACCAAAACAGAATTTTGAACTTGAATCGCTTGACTTGTTACGAACCGAAAAATCTTCCTGTTCCCGACAGAGTTGCGGTCATAGACGTGGTGAACCAAAAAATCCCCTTTACGACCTGTCTGGAAAACGGCCTGAGAACAAGGCTACTTTCTACGTTGTCCGGTCGGTTGCAGAGTGTCGGGGCGGTAGACCTTTACAAACCGGAAGGCTTCTCGCCCGATGAATTTGAGTTGTTCCAGTCCTTGATCGACTACGCGTCGACCTTGTGGGCCCTTTATGAATCTCTGGCCACGTGGGAAGAAGAAGCTTTCATCGACCCTCTGACCGGACTGGGGAACCGACGTTACATCATGCGTCGCCTGCAAGAGGAAAATGAGCGTATCAAACGCTACGGAGGAAACGCCTGCCTGGCCATGGGAGACATGGGAAATCTCAAACACGTCAACGACGACTACGGCCATACCAAAGGAGACGAGGTCCTGGCGCGAGCGGCCGCAACCATTCAAAAAAGTTTGCGCGTCACCGATGTCGTGGGGCGTTATGGAGGGGATGAGTTCGTGCTTCTGTTGCCGAATATCATCAAGTCCGACGCCAACATGGTGGTCGACCGCGTCAATGCCGCGCTAAAGAACCTACGGATCCAAAGCGACGACGCTGACCCCGAAAGTCCGCCGATAGAAGTCGTCATGGATTTCGGGATCGCGCTTTTCCCCGGCGACGCTCCCACCCTCATGGATATTATCAACCAGGCAGACGAGGTCATGTACGCCAACAAAACAGCGAGAAAAGAGGAAATGGAAGAGAAGTATTGCGCTCAACACTAG
- a CDS encoding FAD-binding oxidoreductase gives MNAYGKVTPEIVAELRAAIGERNVVFEDRDVLENYSYDTAGKIFAHDPEAVVRPESVEHVSAVMRIASQYSIPVTPRAAGSGIAGAAIPIHGGIVLTIEKMNRILEIDPVNRVAVVEPGVVTNDLCKAVAEKGFLYAGYPMSTETSFIGGNVGTNAGGGKVVRYGSTRRHVLGLEVVLPSGTVIQLGGKFRKDTWGYSLLQLMVGSEGTLGIITKVIVNLEPLPGKTVNLLAAYPDLDSLVLTVAEVVKSGTKMISCEFFDRFSAKVTTDYVGTPLPYQDRTEGYLLIQLEGNNDEELEAAYEKVGTLCLEKGAFEVFVAENRIDSSMIWNVRQNLAEGMRAYDPYCSLSGDLVVPLSSVPQMMKIIEEVSKKWNVKVGNLGHIADGNLHPLEVKPDGMLPEKWGVYAEEYFQELISESVKLGGVGSGEHGVGFLKLPALLSTKTSEEAAIHRAIKLAFDPQEILNPGKLVRQEN, from the coding sequence ATGAACGCGTATGGTAAGGTTACGCCCGAAATCGTGGCCGAGCTGAGGGCGGCGATAGGAGAGAGAAATGTCGTTTTCGAGGACCGGGATGTCCTCGAAAACTACTCCTACGACACGGCGGGAAAGATCTTCGCCCACGACCCGGAGGCGGTCGTCCGGCCGGAGAGCGTTGAACACGTCAGCGCCGTCATGCGTATCGCCAGCCAATACAGCATCCCCGTCACCCCGCGTGCGGCGGGCAGTGGCATCGCAGGAGCGGCAATCCCCATTCACGGGGGAATCGTTCTCACTATCGAGAAGATGAACCGCATCCTCGAAATCGACCCCGTGAACCGGGTGGCGGTGGTGGAACCCGGTGTCGTCACTAACGATCTCTGCAAAGCCGTGGCGGAAAAAGGGTTTCTCTATGCCGGTTACCCCATGAGCACGGAGACCAGCTTCATCGGAGGCAACGTGGGCACCAACGCGGGTGGGGGAAAGGTTGTCCGTTATGGAAGCACGCGGCGTCACGTTCTGGGCCTGGAGGTGGTCCTTCCCTCTGGCACGGTGATCCAGTTGGGAGGAAAGTTCCGCAAAGACACCTGGGGTTATAGCTTACTGCAACTGATGGTTGGTTCGGAGGGAACGCTGGGGATCATCACGAAGGTCATCGTGAACCTGGAGCCTCTGCCGGGCAAAACCGTTAACCTGTTGGCAGCCTATCCCGACTTGGACTCCCTGGTTCTTACCGTCGCCGAAGTGGTGAAATCGGGAACGAAGATGATCTCCTGCGAGTTTTTCGACCGATTTTCGGCCAAGGTAACAACGGATTACGTGGGAACACCTCTGCCTTATCAAGACAGAACGGAGGGTTACCTGCTGATCCAGCTCGAAGGAAACAACGACGAAGAACTGGAAGCGGCTTACGAAAAAGTCGGAACCCTGTGCCTGGAGAAGGGAGCATTTGAGGTCTTCGTGGCGGAGAACCGCATTGATTCGTCCATGATTTGGAACGTGCGCCAAAATCTGGCGGAGGGGATGCGCGCTTACGATCCATACTGTTCTCTGTCCGGCGACCTTGTGGTGCCGCTTTCCTCGGTGCCGCAAATGATGAAAATAATCGAAGAAGTCTCGAAAAAGTGGAATGTCAAGGTGGGCAATCTGGGACATATCGCCGATGGGAACCTGCACCCCTTGGAGGTCAAACCCGACGGGATGCTGCCCGAAAAATGGGGAGTGTACGCGGAAGAGTACTTCCAAGAGTTGATCTCGGAATCGGTGAAACTTGGAGGGGTTGGAAGCGGGGAGCATGGGGTCGGATTTTTGAAGCTGCCGGCGCTTCTATCTACCAAAACCTCCGAGGAGGCCGCCATCCATCGCGCCATCAAGCTGGCCTTCGACCCGCAAGAAATCCTCAATCCCGGAAAGCTGGTCCGCCAAGAGAACTAA